The following proteins come from a genomic window of Tenebrio molitor chromosome 9, icTenMoli1.1, whole genome shotgun sequence:
- the LOC138137694 gene encoding DNA-directed RNA polymerase II subunit RPB1-like isoform X2 — protein sequence MYKVWFVFALSLGLVRAQLIIEYRNWPWPGIDGGHQNFYQSSMFFNREEETSTNKPSFEGPLEDSLEVNPTLSGRIRENNPSTREQSVSSDGVRATVTTIQKQTPINLEYKPTRPFYHPNPGNTVGQIIPPGKPWPSSPQDYQNFTQNGQSIDLINRIKEDDLSTTNKPVSSAKPKPTSSSIQEQTPISLEYQPNRPSFHPNPGSTLGQIVPPGKPWPSNAEDYQNFSQTAPPVNLEDRIKETSSSTNQPTTLAQVKPTQSPTIEQSSVSLEYKPNRPFYHPNPGNTVEQIVPPGQPWPSNAEDYQNFSQTAPAVSLEDRIKESNISTTNRPISPTKQQSSTSLEYQPNRPSYHPNPGNTIGQIVPPGKPWPSNAEDYKNFSQTAAPVNLEDRIKETSSTANQPTLSPTKHQTPISLEYKPNRPFYHPNPGNTVGQVVPPGKPWPGNVEDYQNFSQPAPVTNLEDRIKEPGASTNRPSSSIEVASTPVNLEYKPSPPGKPWPNSTNLFENFNQTTALPNVEISSTPKKPESPLSGFWWPAVPSLDNEQKEQPRSSSSSIEIGSTTTETSRNEEITNEGKLYTSKIRVAESTSEGTPVTTPRGKIA from the exons ATGTACAAGGTTTGGTTCGTTTTTGCCCTTTCCTTGGGTCTTGTCAGAGCCCAACTAATTATAG AATACAGAAATTGGCCATGGCCAGGCATTGATGGAGGGCACCAAAATTTTTACCAGTCTTCTATGTTTTTTAATCGAGAAGAAGAAACTTCGACAAACAAGCCTAGTTTCGAAGGGCCACTAGAAGACTCCCTAGAAGTCAATCCGACTTTATCAGGCAGAATTAGAGAAAATAACCCTTCCACTAGGGAACAATCGGTTTCTTCTGATGGCGTTAGGGCTACTGTAACAACCATTCAGAAACAAACTCCGATTAATTTAG AATATAAACCTACCCGGCCATTTTATCACCCAAATCCTGGAAACACGGTAGGACAAATCATTCCGCCTGGAAAACCTTGGCCAAGTAGTCCACaagattatcaaaattttaccCAAAATGGACAATCTATCGATCTGATCAACAGAATTAAAGAAGATGATCTCTCAACTACAAATAAGCCTGTTTCTTCAGCAAAGCCTAAACCTACTTCGTCTTCGATTCAAGAACAAACTCCAATAAGTTTAG AATATCAGCCTAACCGACCATCTTTCCATCCAAATCCTGGAAGTACGTTGGGGCAAATCGTTCCTCCTGGCAAACCTTGGCCTAGCAATGCCGAAGATTATCAAAATTTCAGTCAAACTGCACCACCGGTCAATCTAGAAGATAGAATTAAAGAAACGAGTTCTTCAACAAACCAACCAACTACTTTAGCGCAAGTTAAGCCAACGCAATCTCCAACGATAGAGCAAAGTTCTGTAAGTTTAG AATATAAACCTAATCGGCCTTTCTATCATCCGAATCCTGGAAATACAGTGGAACAAATTGTCCCACCTGGGCAACCTTGGCCTAGCAATGCCGAAGATTATCAAAATTTCAGTCAAACTGCACCAGCAGTCAGTCTAGAAGATAGAATTAAAGAAAGCAATATTTCAACCACAAATCGACCAATTTCTCCGACGAAACAACAAAGTTCCACAAGTTTAG AATATCAACCTAATCGTCCTTCCTATCATCCAAATCCTGGAAATACGATAGGGCAGATCGTACCACCTGGGAAGCCTTGGCCTAGTAATGCTGAAGATTACAAAAACTTCAGTCAAACTGCAGCGCCAGTTAACCTAGAAGACAGAATTAAAGAAACTTCTTCAACTGCAAACCAACCAACACTTTCTCCGACAAAACACCAAACTCCTATAAGCCTAG AATACAAGCCTAATCGTCCTTTCTATCATCCGAATCCTGGAAATACAGTAGGACAAGTAGTTCCACCTGGAAAACCTTGGCCTGGTAATGTAGAGGACTATCAAAATTTCAGTCAACCTGCTCCAGTAACCAACCTAGAAGACCGAATTAAGGAACCTGGTGCATCAACAAACCGACCAAGCTCTTCAATCGAAGTTGCATCAACTCCTGTCAATTTAG AATATAAACCTAGTCCTCCTGGAAAACCTTGGCCAAATAGTACAAAtctctttgaaaattttaaccaaacgACCGCATTACCGAATGTGGAAATTTCTAGTACTCCAAAGAAGCCTGAAAGTCCACTAAGTGGTTTCTGGTGGCCAGCAGTACCCAGCCTGG ACAACGAACAAAAAGAGCAACCTAGAAGTAGCAGTAGCAGCATAGAAATCGGTTCAACAACAACAGAAACTAGCAGAAATGAGGAAATCACAAATGAGGGCAAACTGTACACCTCGAAAATTCGAGTAGCAGAGTCGACCAGTGAAGGGACACCTGTCACCACTCCGCGTGGGAAAATAGCGTAG
- the LOC138137694 gene encoding DNA-directed RNA polymerase II subunit RPB1-like isoform X1, translating to MYKVWFVFALSLGLVRAQLIIEYRNWPWPGIDGGHQNFYQSSMFFNREEETSTNKPSFEGPLEDSLEVNPTLSGRIRENNPSTREQSVSSDGVRATVTTIQKQTPINLEYKPTRPFYHPNPGNTVGQIIPPGKPWPSSPQDYQNFTQNGQSIDLINRIKEDDLSTTNKPVSSAKPKPTSSSIQEQTPISLEYQPNRPSFHPNPGSTLGQIVPPGKPWPSNAEDYQNFSQTAPPVNLEDRIKETSSSTNQPTTLAQVKPTQSPTIEQSSVSLEYKPNRPFYHPNPGNTVEQIVPPGQPWPSNAEDYQNFSQTAPAVSLEDRIKESNISTTNRPISPTKQQSSTSLEYQPNRPSYHPNPGNTIGQIVPPGKPWPSNAEDYKNFSQTAAPVNLEDRIKETSSTANQPTLSPTKHQTPISLEYKPNRPFYHPNPGNTVGQVVPPGKPWPGNVEDYQNFSQPAPVTNLEDRIKEPGASTNRPSSSIEVASTPVNLEYKPSPPGKPWPNSTNLFENFNQTTALPNVEISSTPKKPESPLSGFWWPAVPSLEDNEQKEQPRSSSSSIEIGSTTTETSRNEEITNEGKLYTSKIRVAESTSEGTPVTTPRGKIA from the exons ATGTACAAGGTTTGGTTCGTTTTTGCCCTTTCCTTGGGTCTTGTCAGAGCCCAACTAATTATAG AATACAGAAATTGGCCATGGCCAGGCATTGATGGAGGGCACCAAAATTTTTACCAGTCTTCTATGTTTTTTAATCGAGAAGAAGAAACTTCGACAAACAAGCCTAGTTTCGAAGGGCCACTAGAAGACTCCCTAGAAGTCAATCCGACTTTATCAGGCAGAATTAGAGAAAATAACCCTTCCACTAGGGAACAATCGGTTTCTTCTGATGGCGTTAGGGCTACTGTAACAACCATTCAGAAACAAACTCCGATTAATTTAG AATATAAACCTACCCGGCCATTTTATCACCCAAATCCTGGAAACACGGTAGGACAAATCATTCCGCCTGGAAAACCTTGGCCAAGTAGTCCACaagattatcaaaattttaccCAAAATGGACAATCTATCGATCTGATCAACAGAATTAAAGAAGATGATCTCTCAACTACAAATAAGCCTGTTTCTTCAGCAAAGCCTAAACCTACTTCGTCTTCGATTCAAGAACAAACTCCAATAAGTTTAG AATATCAGCCTAACCGACCATCTTTCCATCCAAATCCTGGAAGTACGTTGGGGCAAATCGTTCCTCCTGGCAAACCTTGGCCTAGCAATGCCGAAGATTATCAAAATTTCAGTCAAACTGCACCACCGGTCAATCTAGAAGATAGAATTAAAGAAACGAGTTCTTCAACAAACCAACCAACTACTTTAGCGCAAGTTAAGCCAACGCAATCTCCAACGATAGAGCAAAGTTCTGTAAGTTTAG AATATAAACCTAATCGGCCTTTCTATCATCCGAATCCTGGAAATACAGTGGAACAAATTGTCCCACCTGGGCAACCTTGGCCTAGCAATGCCGAAGATTATCAAAATTTCAGTCAAACTGCACCAGCAGTCAGTCTAGAAGATAGAATTAAAGAAAGCAATATTTCAACCACAAATCGACCAATTTCTCCGACGAAACAACAAAGTTCCACAAGTTTAG AATATCAACCTAATCGTCCTTCCTATCATCCAAATCCTGGAAATACGATAGGGCAGATCGTACCACCTGGGAAGCCTTGGCCTAGTAATGCTGAAGATTACAAAAACTTCAGTCAAACTGCAGCGCCAGTTAACCTAGAAGACAGAATTAAAGAAACTTCTTCAACTGCAAACCAACCAACACTTTCTCCGACAAAACACCAAACTCCTATAAGCCTAG AATACAAGCCTAATCGTCCTTTCTATCATCCGAATCCTGGAAATACAGTAGGACAAGTAGTTCCACCTGGAAAACCTTGGCCTGGTAATGTAGAGGACTATCAAAATTTCAGTCAACCTGCTCCAGTAACCAACCTAGAAGACCGAATTAAGGAACCTGGTGCATCAACAAACCGACCAAGCTCTTCAATCGAAGTTGCATCAACTCCTGTCAATTTAG AATATAAACCTAGTCCTCCTGGAAAACCTTGGCCAAATAGTACAAAtctctttgaaaattttaaccaaacgACCGCATTACCGAATGTGGAAATTTCTAGTACTCCAAAGAAGCCTGAAAGTCCACTAAGTGGTTTCTGGTGGCCAGCAGTACCCAGCCTGG AAGACAACGAACAAAAAGAGCAACCTAGAAGTAGCAGTAGCAGCATAGAAATCGGTTCAACAACAACAGAAACTAGCAGAAATGAGGAAATCACAAATGAGGGCAAACTGTACACCTCGAAAATTCGAGTAGCAGAGTCGACCAGTGAAGGGACACCTGTCACCACTCCGCGTGGGAAAATAGCGTAG